The genomic stretch GGTGTGCCCAGCAACACGCCCGTGCGCGTGGGCGTCTCGCCCTCCGCGCGCGAGAGCCGCTTGGCGATGCCGAAGTCGAGCAGCTTCACCCGCTGGCGGCCCTGGGGGCCCGGCACGAGGAAGATGTTGGCCGGCTTGAGATCCCGGTGGACGATGCCGCGCGCGTGCGCCGCCCCAAGCGCGTCACACACCTGGGTGAGCAGCTCCACGGCGAGCGCCGGCTCGATGGGACCGCGCGCGAAGGCGGCGAGGCTCTGCCCCTCGAGGTACTCCATGACGACGTACGGACGGCCGTCGCGCGTGTCGAGATCGTAGATGGTGACGACGTTCTCGTGCTGCACGAGGCTCATCGCCCGCGCCTCGGCCAGCAGGCGCGCGACGAGCTCCGGCTCCTCGGCGAGGTGGCTGTGGAGCACCTTCACCGCCACGCGCTTGGGCATGAGGACGTGCTCGGCGAGCAGCACCGTGCCCATGCCGCCGCGGCCCAGCTCGCGGATCGCCCGGAAGCTGCCGAAACGCTGCCCCACGAGCTCCCCGCCGCGCTCGGCCCTGGGTGGCAGCGTGGGCGTGGACGCGGGAACGAACGTGGGGCATTCCACGTCCTCATGAGGCGCCGGGCATGAGCAGGGTGACAGGGATTTGGCTTCCACGAGAACATCCATCCTTGCGATGTTCGTGCCGAGGGCGGGAGGGAGTCTCGGCGGCCAGGCTCCCCCTGGGATCAGGCGTGCTTCCCCTCGACAGGACGTCAGCGGCTTCGTCCCCCATGACGGAGCCCTGCTCCGGCAGCAGGCGGACGAGGATGTAAATAAAGCCAAAGTCGGCCAGTAATTCCTGCCGTCCTTCGATCACCCGTCTGCTGGATGACACGTTTCAACCGTCAGCAGCCCTCCCCGGCGCTCACGAGGGGGAGGAAACCGGAGACAGGATGAACGCGAAACGCACCACCCCTCACACGAGAAGCGGTGCGGCGCGGTGGTCACGAGCGGCCCGCCGTGGGGCCCCGTGGACGCGTCAGTGGTGTTCGCGCACGGAGAGCGAGTCCGTGCCCGGGAAGAGCGATTCGGTCTCCTCCAGCTCGACATCGAGCACGGAGACGGTGCGGCACGACTCGTCGACCTCGTAGAGGAGCGCATGTCCATCCACGATGCAGCGCAACAAGGGCCTGTCGGTGGCGCCGAGCTTCAGCCAGAGCGGGTTGAGCGGAGGAGCCACCTCGGCCAACTGGGCGATGCCATCCAGGCGCCGATGAACCTGCTCGACGAGCGCGGGCGGGAGCGCCTTGAGGGTGCTCCACAACTCCACGGGGATATGGACGCGGTAGGCCATTGCCAACCAAGTGGCCATTGCCCCCGAGCGCGACAAGTGGGGGGTTGCGCATTACCGGACACCTGGAACTTTGTGGGGGGTCTGTCTGGATGACCGGATGACATCCGTGCGCCCGGAAGTGTTCACGGGGAGCCAGACACGGCGCGGCGGCGCGAGGCGCCGGCCACGGGGGATTTCTCGGAAGGCCCGCTGAACCATGCTCAGATGGGCCGCGTGGAAACCCTCGTTCGCATCGCCGAGGCACTCGGCCGGTTCTCCGCGCGCTACGTGCCCGGCTCGTTCGCCATCGCGGTGCTGCTGTCACTCTTCACGATGGGGCTGGCGGTGGGGTGGACGGACACGCCCGCGCCGCGCGTGCTGGACGCGTGGGGGAGCGGCTTCTGGGAGCTCTTGAGCTTCTCCATGCAGATGGCGCTGGTGATGTTCACCGGCTACCTGCTGGCGCTCACCCGCCCGGTGCGCGCCCTGCTCGAGTGGCTGGCGGGGCTGGCGCGCGGGCCCCGGGGCGCGGTGGTGCTCATGGCCACGGTGTCCATGGGGCTGGCCTACCTCAACTGGGGCCTGTCGCTCGTGGCGAGCGCCATGCTGGTGCGCTTCGTGGTGCGCCGCCGGCCGGAGGTGGACTACCGGCTGCTCGTGGCGTGCGCGTACTTCGGCCTGGGGGCCACGTGGCACGCGGGCCTGTCCGCCTCGGCCCCGCTGCTGGTGGCCACGCCGGGGCACTTCCTGGAGAAGCAGCTCGGCCTCATCCCCATCGAGCGCACGCTCCTGTCGCCCTTCAACCTCGGGCTCACCGCGGCGGTGGTGACGGGGCTGGCGCTGCTGGCCTGGGCGCTGCACCCCAGCCCCGAGCGCGCGGTGCGGGTGGACCCCAAGGTGCTCGAGCGCTTCCAGGACTTCGAGCCGCCCGAGCGGCCCGCGGGCCACAGCCCCGCGCTCTGGCTGGACTACGCGCCCGTGCTCACCACGGTGTTCGGCGTGCTGGGCGTGGTGTGGTTCGCGCGCGCGCTGTGGCTCGGCGGGGGCTGGAAGGCCATCAACCTCAACGCGGTGAACTTCCTCTTCCTCACCCTGGCGGTGCTGCTGCATGGCACGCCCGCGCGGCTGCTCAAGGCGAGCGAGGAGGCCGCGAGCGTGCTGCACGGCATCGTGTTGCAGTTCCCGCTCTACGCGGGCATCTACGGCATCTTCAAGGCCACCGGCCTCACCGAGCGCATCGGTCAGCTCTTCGTGTCGCTGTCCACCACGGCCACCTTCCCCGCCATCGTGTATCTCTACAGCGGCGTGGTGAACTACTTCGTGCCCTCGGGCGGCTCCAAGTGGGCCATCGAGGCGCCCTACCTCTTGGAGGCCGCGCGCGCGCTCGGCGTGGCGCCGGAGAAGGTGGTGCTCGCGTATGCCTGGGGCGACATGGCCACCGACCTCATCCAGCCCTTCTGGGCCCTGCCGCTGCTCACCGTGGCCCGGCTCGACTTCAAGGACATCCTCGGCTTTCTCCTGCTGGCTTTTGTCTTCTACCTGCCACTCGTCACCCTGGCCTTTTTCGTCTGGGGTTGAGCAAGGGGGGGTTGTCCAGCGCGGGTGTGTCTTGTGCTAGACACCGCCGACACACCCGAACATGGGGGAGAACAACATGGCAGGCACCCTGAAGAAGCTGGCGATGTGCGCGCTGATGGCGTGGGGCGGTGGGGCGATGGCGCAGGACGCGGCTCCGGCTCCCGCCGCCGAGCCCGTGAAGGCGCCGTCGGCCGACGCGGTGCGCGATACGTGGAACTATTTCTACAAGGCGCAGGGCCAGGGCCCGGTGCTGGTGGAGGCCAAGCTGTGCACCGAGGTGGGCAAGGAAGGGCCCAACAAGTTCGAGTGTACCGCGGAGGTGCCCGCCGAGGGCGTCAAGGCCAACACGTCGGTGATGGTGTGGCAGTCCTATCTGGTGCCCCAGGGTGACTCCATCGAGGACCTGATGGTGCAAACCAAGCAGGGCAACGTGGTGCGCGAGACCAAGGACGTGAAGGTCAAGGGCGAGGGCTGGCGCTCCCGGCAGTGGACGGGGGTGCGCCTGGGCAAGGCGGGAGACTGGACCGTCTCCATCCTGCGTGGCGAGCAGGTGCTCAAGACCTTCAACGTGAAGGTGCTGTAATCATCACTCCTCCGGGGAATTCGACTTTCCTACCGGGGACGTGGTACACGCGGGCCCGCCTTCAAGGCGTGCTCTCCGTCCTTGAAGGGCGAGGCTGAGCTGAAGCGTTCGCGGGGGTGAACTGCAACAACCACCGCGGGCGGCCAACCCCTCGACTCTCACGGTTTTCTTCATCAGCGCGCCGGCGGGGAGCGCCACGCGCAACGAGATGAGCTTTGAGGAGTTGCATCGAATGATTCCCACATCCCTCTCCGCCAAGGCCGCCAGGATCCTCGGATTCCTGGCGGTACTGGCCAGCAGCACCGCCCGCGCGAGCGAGGCGGATCTCATCCTCCCGGACTTCCGCACCGTCACCTTCCTGGGTGGCGCGGTGAACGGGGCCACCCTGCTCATGGTGGGCATCGCCATCTGCATCGTGGGCCTGGTGTTCGGCATGCTTCAGTTCGCCGCGCTGCGCCGCCTGCCGGTGCACAAGGCGATGCTGGAGATCTCCGAGCTCATCTACGCCACGTGCCAGACGTACCTCGTCACCCAGGGCAAGCTCATCCTCATCCTCGAGGTGCTCATTGGCGCGGTGATGGTGGTGTACTTCGGCTTCCTGCGCCACCTGGAGCCGCTCAAGGTCATCGCCATCCTGGTGGCGAGCCTCATCGGCATCGCCGGCAGCTACGGCGTGGCCTGGTTCGGCATCCGGGTGAACACGTTCGCCAACAGCCGCACGTCCTTCGCGTCGCTGCGCGGCAAGCCCTACCCCACCTACGCCATCCCCCTGCAGGCGGGCATCTCCATCGGCATGGTGCTCGTGTCCGTCGAGCTGTTGCTGATGCTGCTCATCCTGCTGGTGATTCCGGCGGACTACGCGGGCTCGGTGTTCATCGGCTTCGCCATCGGCGAGTCGCTGGGCGCGAGCGTGCTGCGCATCGCGGGCGGTATCTTCACGAAGATCGCCGACATCGGCTCCGACCTGATGAAGATCGTCTTCAAGATCAAGGAAGACGACGCGCGCAACCCGGGCGTCATCGCCGACTGCGCGGGTGACAACGCGGGCGACTCGGTGGGTCCGTCCGCGGACGGCTTCGAGACCTACGGCGTGACGAGCGTGGCGCTCATCACCTTCATCCTCCTGGCGGTGCCCGTGCAGTACCAGGCGCAGCTGCTCGTGTGGATCTTCATGATGAGCAGCGCCATGGTGCTGGCGAGCCTCGGCTCGTACTTCATCAACGGCATCATCCAGGGCGGCCTGTACAAGAACGCCGACCAGATGAACTTCGAGAAGCCGCTCACGGTGCTCGTGTGGCTCACCTCGGGCGTGTCCGTGGTGGTGACGTTCATCGTGTCCTGGCTGCTCATCCCGGACCTGGCGGGGGACAGCTCGCTGTGGCTGCGCCTGAGCGCCATCGTGACGTGCGGCACGCTCGCGGGCGCCATCATCCCCGAGGCCATCAAGGTCTTCACCTCCACCGAGAGCCGCCACGTGCGCGAGGTGGTGACGGCGTCGCGCGAGGGTGGCGCGTCGCTCAACGTCATCTCGGGTCTGGTGGCCGGTAACTTCTCCGGCTACTGGATGGGCATCATCGTCATGGTGCTCATGGGCGCCGCCTACTACTTCAGCCTCGGCATCCCCAACACGCTGATGATCGCCCCGGCGGTGTTCGCCTTCGGCCTCGTCGCCTTCGGCTTCCTGAGCATGGCGCCGGTGACCATCGCGGTGGACTCGTACGGCCCGGTGACGGACAACGCGCAGAGCGTGTACGAGCTGTCGCTCATCGAGAACATCCCCAACGTGAAGCAGGAGATCCAGAAGGACTTCGGCTTCGCTCCGGACTTCGACAAGGGCAAGGACTACCTCGAGCAGAACGACGGCGCGGGCAACACGTTCAAGGCCACGTCCAAGCCGGTGCTCATCGGCACCGCGGTGGTGGGTGCCACGACGATGATCTTCTCCATCATCGTGCTGCTGGTGGGCATCACCACGGGCACCGACGGTCTGCGCTCGCTCGACCCGGCCAACACGGACAAGCTGTCGCTCCTGCACGCGCCCTTCCTGCTCGGTCTCATCGCCGGCGGCGCCATCGTGTACTGGTTCTCCGGCGCCTCCATGCAGGCGGTGTCCACGGGCGCCTACCGCGCGGTGGAGTTCATCAAGGCCAACATCCGGCTGGAAGGAGTGGAGAAGGCGAGCGTGGAGGACTCCAAGCGCGTGGTGGCCATCTGCACCCAGTACGCGCAGAAGGGGATGATCAACATCTTCCTGGGCGTGTTCTGCAGCACGCTGGCGTTCGCCTGCTTCGAGTCCTTCTTCTTCGTGGGCTACCTCATCTCCATCGCCATCTTCGGTCTGTACCAGGCGCTCTTCATGGCCAACGCCGGTGGCGCGTGGGACAACGCGAAGAAGCTGGTGGAAGTGGAGCTCAAGGCCAAGGGCTCGGAGCTGCACGCGGCCACGGTGGTGGGTGACACGGTGGGCGACCCCTTCAAGGACACGTCCTCCGTCGCGCTCAACCCGGTCATCAAGTTCACCACCCTCTTCGGCCTGCTCGCGGTGGAGCTGGCGGTGGAGCTGAAGCAGGCGGGCCACGGTGGCATCACCACGGTCATCGCCGCCGTGCTCTTCCTGGTGTCCTTCGTGTTCGTGTACCGCTCGTTCTACGGCATGCGCATCGAGACCCCGATGTCCGTGCTCACCGGCGAGACGCCCAAGACGGACGTGAAGCCGGCCTAGTCACCCGCCCCGGGGCCTTTCCGAGGCCCCGCTCCGGTGACGAGCGGCGGGAGGCCCCTGGGGCTTCCCGCCGCTTCGCTTTTGGGGGAACAGCACGCCCCGCGCTCAGCGGATGAGGAAGGCGGGCGGATCGATGCGGGTGGAACGGCACTCCGGACAGGAGCCGGGACGGGACAGACGCTTGCGGTCGCGGAAGACGTAGCCACACGCGACACACTCGGCGGGGAGCACCGTGAGCGAGGCTCCTCCGGCCTTGAGGGACTTCTCCAGGTGCTCCAGGTGGCCCGCCACGTCCTTCTCGGAAATGCCCACGAGGGAGGACAGCTCCTTGGCGGTGAGGCCCGTCTCGGGCGCCGAGGCCAGCTCCGCCTCCAGGGCTCCGCGGACGGTGACGCCCCGGGGGGGCGGAACGAACTCTCGAGTCATGTGCCAGGACCTCCCAGGCAAGAAGCCAGGCACGGGGCCCGGCCCTGGGGACCGGGACCCTTGCCGGAGACTAGGTCGTCTCCGCCCCTGCCATGGACGCCGACGCCGACGAGGCCGAGGACACCGGGGCGAAGGTGGGCGGGCGCGCGGGCAGGAAGGGCCGCAGGATGAAGGTGCGGAACATGAAGCCCCACCAGCTCTTCACCAACAGCTCGGGGTGGATGTTGTGGGCGTGCTCGGCGTGCAGCGCGGGCGTCTGCGACCAGTGCACGCCCGGCTTCTGGTGGTGCACCGTGTGATAGCCGTTGTTGAAGAGCAGCGCGTTGAGCACCGGGGAGACGAAGTTGCGCGAGTGGTTCCAGGTGCTGCCCGTGTCCACCTCGATGTGCTGCACGTAGTTGAACACCTGGATCATGAACAACGAGAACTGCTGGGGGATGACGAAGAAGAGCAGCGCCTTGCGCCAGTCGAGCACCAGCAACACCGCCATGGTGCCGAAGTACACGACGAACTCGGAGAACGCCCAGGCGAAGGCCTTCTTGTCGCGCTGGTACAGGTTCTTCATGTAGGCGGAGATCTCCGGCGCCTGCTCCAGGCCCGTGAGCGTGGGATAGACGAGCAACGACAGCAGGTGGTTCTTCTTGAAGAACTTGGGGCCACGCGAGGTGTCACCCTCGGCGAAGTTCAGCTTGTGATGCGTCTGGTTGTGGGTGGGCACCCAGGCCACCGTCGGCGTGCCGTAGTAGAGCGCCAGCACGTAGTTGGTGAAGGTGTTGGCGGGTCGCCACTTCCAGATACCCAGGTGGTTATGGTTGTGGCTGATGACCGCCACCGTTACACCCATGAACAGGCCCAGGGCATAGAGCGCTGGATAGACCCGATCCAGGTTCCACTGCAGGATGGACAGGCCCACGGCCAGCGCGAGGTAGGCCACGGTACGGCGATCAGCGGAATAGCGAAGCAGAGGAAGCCTCCTCGGAAAAAGGGCAAGGGGGTGGGACAATCGCCCGGACTGTACCCCGCGTGAACCGAAAAGGCTCGAAGTCGCTCCCCAGAGCGCTGTCCCAGCAACTCCTGAAGCCAGGGAATGCGGCCCGCACTGTTCGAGTAACAACAATCTTTCCTTCTTCTCTCGACTTTTAAATCCGGACGGACTACGCCAATGCACCGGCTCAAGTCCGAGTCGAGCAGGCGGCTCCACCCGTCTGGTGACGAAAGAAGAACGAATTATGGCAACCGGTGTGGTCAAGTGGTTCAATGACGCGAAGGGCTTCGGGTTCATCACGCAGGACGGCGGTGGCGAGGACGTGTTCTGCCACCACACCGCGATCCAGGTGGAAGGCTTCCGCAGCCTGCAGGAAGGCCAGCGGGTGTCGTTCGACGTGACGCGCGGCCCCAAGGGCCTGCAGGCGCAGAACGTGCGTCCGGTCTGATTCCCACTGCGTGGGATTCCTGGAGCCTGACCTCGACCGGGGTCGGGCTCTTCCTTTTTCATGAGCATGCGATTGCCCCCCCTGCCCCGCGCCGTGGGGTTCGACGATGCACCCTTCGCGCGGCGCGCGGGCGTGCGTGTCGGCCTCGCGGGCGTGGTGTGCGCCGGGAC from Cystobacter ferrugineus encodes the following:
- a CDS encoding type II toxin-antitoxin system RelE family toxin, producing the protein MAYRVHIPVELWSTLKALPPALVEQVHRRLDGIAQLAEVAPPLNPLWLKLGATDRPLLRCIVDGHALLYEVDESCRTVSVLDVELEETESLFPGTDSLSVREHH
- a CDS encoding short-chain fatty acid transporter, with translation METLVRIAEALGRFSARYVPGSFAIAVLLSLFTMGLAVGWTDTPAPRVLDAWGSGFWELLSFSMQMALVMFTGYLLALTRPVRALLEWLAGLARGPRGAVVLMATVSMGLAYLNWGLSLVASAMLVRFVVRRRPEVDYRLLVACAYFGLGATWHAGLSASAPLLVATPGHFLEKQLGLIPIERTLLSPFNLGLTAAVVTGLALLAWALHPSPERAVRVDPKVLERFQDFEPPERPAGHSPALWLDYAPVLTTVFGVLGVVWFARALWLGGGWKAINLNAVNFLFLTLAVLLHGTPARLLKASEEAASVLHGIVLQFPLYAGIYGIFKATGLTERIGQLFVSLSTTATFPAIVYLYSGVVNYFVPSGGSKWAIEAPYLLEAARALGVAPEKVVLAYAWGDMATDLIQPFWALPLLTVARLDFKDILGFLLLAFVFYLPLVTLAFFVWG
- a CDS encoding sodium-translocating pyrophosphatase; the protein is MIPTSLSAKAARILGFLAVLASSTARASEADLILPDFRTVTFLGGAVNGATLLMVGIAICIVGLVFGMLQFAALRRLPVHKAMLEISELIYATCQTYLVTQGKLILILEVLIGAVMVVYFGFLRHLEPLKVIAILVASLIGIAGSYGVAWFGIRVNTFANSRTSFASLRGKPYPTYAIPLQAGISIGMVLVSVELLLMLLILLVIPADYAGSVFIGFAIGESLGASVLRIAGGIFTKIADIGSDLMKIVFKIKEDDARNPGVIADCAGDNAGDSVGPSADGFETYGVTSVALITFILLAVPVQYQAQLLVWIFMMSSAMVLASLGSYFINGIIQGGLYKNADQMNFEKPLTVLVWLTSGVSVVVTFIVSWLLIPDLAGDSSLWLRLSAIVTCGTLAGAIIPEAIKVFTSTESRHVREVVTASREGGASLNVISGLVAGNFSGYWMGIIVMVLMGAAYYFSLGIPNTLMIAPAVFAFGLVAFGFLSMAPVTIAVDSYGPVTDNAQSVYELSLIENIPNVKQEIQKDFGFAPDFDKGKDYLEQNDGAGNTFKATSKPVLIGTAVVGATTMIFSIIVLLVGITTGTDGLRSLDPANTDKLSLLHAPFLLGLIAGGAIVYWFSGASMQAVSTGAYRAVEFIKANIRLEGVEKASVEDSKRVVAICTQYAQKGMINIFLGVFCSTLAFACFESFFFVGYLISIAIFGLYQALFMANAGGAWDNAKKLVEVELKAKGSELHAATVVGDTVGDPFKDTSSVALNPVIKFTTLFGLLAVELAVELKQAGHGGITTVIAAVLFLVSFVFVYRSFYGMRIETPMSVLTGETPKTDVKPA
- a CDS encoding transcriptional regulator, with the translated sequence MTREFVPPPRGVTVRGALEAELASAPETGLTAKELSSLVGISEKDVAGHLEHLEKSLKAGGASLTVLPAECVACGYVFRDRKRLSRPGSCPECRSTRIDPPAFLIR
- a CDS encoding fatty acid desaturase family protein, which gives rise to MAYLALAVGLSILQWNLDRVYPALYALGLFMGVTVAVISHNHNHLGIWKWRPANTFTNYVLALYYGTPTVAWVPTHNQTHHKLNFAEGDTSRGPKFFKKNHLLSLLVYPTLTGLEQAPEISAYMKNLYQRDKKAFAWAFSEFVVYFGTMAVLLVLDWRKALLFFVIPQQFSLFMIQVFNYVQHIEVDTGSTWNHSRNFVSPVLNALLFNNGYHTVHHQKPGVHWSQTPALHAEHAHNIHPELLVKSWWGFMFRTFILRPFLPARPPTFAPVSSASSASASMAGAETT
- a CDS encoding cold-shock protein, producing the protein MATGVVKWFNDAKGFGFITQDGGGEDVFCHHTAIQVEGFRSLQEGQRVSFDVTRGPKGLQAQNVRPV